A region of the Candidatus Thermoplasmatota archaeon genome:
CTTTCACGACGGGTACTTCCTTGATGGCAAGCAGTGCAAGGTTTCACAACCGTCAACCCAATGGGACCCCCGTCGAGAGGAGCTTCCAGTAGTGTCCCGATTGGTGTTCTCAGGATAGGAACCCCGATATCGCGATGCCTGCCGTTAGGAGCAGACCGCCAAACAGATGGATTTGAACGGTCATGGCCTGCGCAGGCAGCAGCGCGCTGACGTGATCTGGGTTGGCAAGAACTATCTTCGAGGCCTTGATAGCCAGCGGGATCGTGAGGAAGAACAGCAGGACAAGAGCTGGCAACACAGAGAAGAGGACCGCTATGGCAGCCCATCCATACGCCGCGCACAGTATGATCGGATATCCGACTGACGCTCTCTTCCTCCCGAGCCTCACGACCCAGTGGCGCTTCCCCACGCTCGCGTCTGCTTCCATGTCCGGGAACTGGTTGATGTAGAGAACCAGGGCGATGAGGAGGCCGATTGGTACCCCGGCAAGAAATGCGAGAACGCTGATGTCTCCAGTGAGCACGATAAATGTGCCGAGGACCACGAGAGGGCCGAACCCAAGACCTACCGCGATCTCGCCCACGCCGCGTCCAGCAAGGTTCACCTTTGGGGCGATGTACAAGAAGCCCATGAGCCCGCCGGCAATCCCGACGGGCAGGATCCACCAACTGATAGTCCATGCCAGGTAGAGGCCTATCGCGGCACCTATGCCAAAGCCGGTCAGGGCGGCCACAAAGACCTTCTTCGGATCGAGAATCCCGCTTATCAGGAAAGGAGTCCCACCGTTGAACTGCGTCCTCGCGCGGTTCATTGCGTCCCCCCCATTCTTGTAGTCGAAATAGTCGTTGATCATGTTGGTTCCTGCGTGCAGAGACACAGTCCCCGCCATCGTCACTAGGAGCAGGACGAGATCGAAAATCCCCCTCTCCCAGTACACGAGAGCGGCGCCGAAGAACACTGGCACTATGGCTGCCGTGAAGAAGGGAACTCTGAGTTCGAGCAGCCAGATCTTCACTCTCTTTCCAAACGAAGCAGGTTCCTCTGCCCCGGCCGAGGTGGCTCGTAGGTTCTGTCCGTCCATTTCAAATTCCCCGGTGAGAGTCAGAGCAGTCCTTGATGATCGAAACCGTGTCCTCCATACTCTGTATTTTCTTAAGCCTATCGGTAATTGCTGCCTTCGATGTGACGGGCAATGATCTGCATGATCGCCATGCAGCCCTTCTGTCCCTCCTTCTTCAGAGGACCGAGATGAATGTCCGCAGGTGTAGGGCCTGTGTCAGGGCCATCACATAGCTGTTTGCCAGCAGCCCGCAACACCCGCCCCTGAACTGCATGCTCGAGGAGTACCGCCTGCGGTTCGAGATCGAGTCGAGCTACAGGCTCATGTCGAAGAGCAAGATCCGCACATCCACGAAGGATCCGAAGCTGAGAGCCATGTATATGGCCACGAGCCTCCTGCTCGTGAACACGTGGGTCGGGGAGAAGTGGGACTGCCTGTCCACGAAGAGAAGAGGACCGGGAGGACGTGATGTCCACGCCGGCCTCCTTCCATATCCGAGGTTCCTGGCCATGCTCCAGTATGTGATCGAGAGAGAGTATGGATTCATACTGGCCATCGAGGTCCCGCAGAAGAAGAGAGCAGCTGGCTCACAGAGGAGGTGATTTACGAACTACTGAATCTAAGCAACACTATCTAGCTGGGCATCGTTGGATCTGTCGCTGTTCACTCGCCGTAGGTCTCATAGGTCAACGTGATCGGGCCGAGTTTCTGGCCGGACTCGAGCACGAGTTAGTTTGGTAGCTCCGCAAACGCGAACTGATTCGGCTTCACGATGCCAACTGAGGCTTCTTTCAAGGAAGATCACCTCCGAAGACGCCGTCATGCGGTAGCTCAATCACCCTTTGGCCGACTTTTCGAGAGCCTGGTCAATGTCTTCCAGTATGTCCTCAATGTTCTCCAGCCCCACTGACAGCCGGATGAAGTCCTCGGTCACTCCTGTCTCCAGCTGCTCCTCCGCCGTAAGCTGCGAGTGCGTCGTTGACGCTGGATGTATGACAAGGCTTTTCGCGTCAATTACGTTCGCGAGATGCGAGAACAGCTTCACCGAGCGGATGAAATTCTTTCCTGCTTCGAGTCCGCCTTTGATGCCGAAACCGACAAGCGCCCCATACTTTCCTTTGAGATATTTGGTGGCAAGCTTGTGGCTTGGATGCTCCTTTAATCCCGGATAATTGACCCAGGCGACCTTCGGATGATCTCTGAGGAACTTCGCCGTCTTGAGGGCATTCTCGGAATGCCTCTCCTGTCTGAGCGGCAGGGTCTCGAGGCCCTGCAGGAACTGGAAGGCGTTGAAGGGGCTCAGCGCAGGTCCCGCATCTCTCAGCCACTGCACCCGCGCCTTGATGATGTATGCGACATTTCCAAGGCCCGGGAAGTTGCCGAAAGTCTCCCAGAACTTCAGCCCGTGGTAGCTAGGATCCGGCTCGGTGAGTTCCGGGAATTTGCCATTGCTCCAATCGAATTTCCCTGAGTCGACTATCACACCCCCGATCGAGGTCCCGTGTCCCCCGATGACCTTCGTTGCCGAATTCAGGAGCACATCCGCGCCGTGATCGATTGGACGAGCGATTCCAACGGTCACCGTATTATCCACAACCAGCGGGATTCCGGCATTATGGGCGATCTTGGCTAGTCGCTCAAAGTCCGGAACATCCAGCTTGGGATTGCCGATAGTCTCCGCGAAGAGGGCTCTCGTCTTCTCCGTGATACCCTCCTCAAAAGCGCTCGGGTCCGTGGATTCGACGAACTTGACGCTCCTTCCGAGCTTCGGGAAGGTATAATGGAACAGCTGATATGTCCCGCCGTACAGGTTGTTCGCCGACAGCACCTCGTCGCCAACCTGCGTCAGGTTCAGCAGTCCAAAAGTCGTTGCTGCCTGTCCCGAAGATACCGCCAATGCGCCCGATCCTCCTTCGATCGCCGCGACTCTTCGCTCGAAGACGTCGGTGGTCGGATTCATGATCCGCGTGTAGATGTTGCCGAACTCCTTCAGCGCAAATAGATTGGCCGCATGTTCCGGACTCTTGAAGACATACGATGTCGTCAAGTAGATCGGCACGGCTCGCGCTCCCGTCGCTTTGTCCGCCGTCTCCTGGCCCTCATGCAAGCATATTGTTTCCAGTTTTTTCTCGCTCATTCTTCTTCACCTCTCTTTTTGAATCTGATAGATTCGTCCAAAAACCCATTTTTCGGCGTCGCATATATCGGTCCGAGCCGGCGCAGTCGGATATGGTTGTCGCGCAGGCTCGCTGGTTGTAAGAATCTCTTCCCGCCCGACGATTAATCTAGTGTTCACCCTTGTCGGAACTGGAAAACATGCTTCTCGACTGTTCTGCGAGCTTCTTTCCGTTTCACTTTCTAGATTAACCCTCTTCCAGCGCCTGATATGACGCCCTT
Encoded here:
- a CDS encoding prenyltransferase, producing the protein MDGQNLRATSAGAEEPASFGKRVKIWLLELRVPFFTAAIVPVFFGAALVYWERGIFDLVLLLVTMAGTVSLHAGTNMINDYFDYKNGGDAMNRARTQFNGGTPFLISGILDPKKVFVAALTGFGIGAAIGLYLAWTISWWILPVGIAGGLMGFLYIAPKVNLAGRGVGEIAVGLGFGPLVVLGTFIVLTGDISVLAFLAGVPIGLLIALVLYINQFPDMEADASVGKRHWVVRLGRKRASVGYPIILCAAYGWAAIAVLFSVLPALVLLFFLTIPLAIKASKIVLANPDHVSALLPAQAMTVQIHLFGGLLLTAGIAISGFLS
- a CDS encoding O-acetylhomoserine aminocarboxypropyltransferase/cysteine synthase, which codes for MSEKKLETICLHEGQETADKATGARAVPIYLTTSYVFKSPEHAANLFALKEFGNIYTRIMNPTTDVFERRVAAIEGGSGALAVSSGQAATTFGLLNLTQVGDEVLSANNLYGGTYQLFHYTFPKLGRSVKFVESTDPSAFEEGITEKTRALFAETIGNPKLDVPDFERLAKIAHNAGIPLVVDNTVTVGIARPIDHGADVLLNSATKVIGGHGTSIGGVIVDSGKFDWSNGKFPELTEPDPSYHGLKFWETFGNFPGLGNVAYIIKARVQWLRDAGPALSPFNAFQFLQGLETLPLRQERHSENALKTAKFLRDHPKVAWVNYPGLKEHPSHKLATKYLKGKYGALVGFGIKGGLEAGKNFIRSVKLFSHLANVIDAKSLVIHPASTTHSQLTAEEQLETGVTEDFIRLSVGLENIEDILEDIDQALEKSAKG